In Deltaproteobacteria bacterium HGW-Deltaproteobacteria-4, a single genomic region encodes these proteins:
- the guaA gene encoding GMP synthase (glutamine-hydrolyzing) (contains glutamine-hydrolyzing domain and glutamine amidotransferase; GMP-binding domain; functions to produce GMP from XMP in the IMP pathway) produces MSDIHSEKILILDFGSQYTQLIARRVREAHVFCELHPFDMTMAEIRAFAPSGIILSGGPKSVYEEGAPAVAEELFELGVPVLGICYGMQLMARHFGGQVVPAGKREFGHAELLAEGMPDTLFDNFFVEGKSPVWMSHGDHVEVVPAGFEIVAGTANAPVCAIQNPARRLYGVQFHPEVNHTPRGEALLDTFVRKICGCNGLWTPGQIIEDAIERIRAQVGSDHVILGLSGGVDSSVAAALIHRAIGAQLTCVFVDNGLLRLGEGDQVMATFAESLGVKVIRVDAEGLFLDELAGEADPEKKRKIIGRLFVEIFEAESKKIADAKWLAQGTIYPDVIESAGAKTGKAHNIKSHHNVGGLPEHMTLKLLEPLRELFKDEVRAIGEELGLPHRMVWRHPFPGPGLGVRILGAVNKEYADILRHADAIYIEELYASGHYEKISQAFAVFLPVKSVGVMGDGRTYEYVVALRAVETKDFMTAGWYPMPYEDLARISSRIINEVRGINRVVYDISSKPPATIEWE; encoded by the coding sequence ATGTCCGACATCCATAGCGAAAAGATCCTCATCCTCGATTTCGGTTCCCAGTACACCCAGCTCATTGCCCGGCGTGTGCGTGAAGCCCATGTCTTTTGCGAGCTTCATCCCTTCGATATGACGATGGCCGAGATCCGCGCATTTGCGCCGAGCGGGATCATTCTCTCCGGCGGGCCGAAGTCGGTTTACGAGGAGGGGGCTCCGGCCGTGGCTGAGGAACTCTTTGAACTCGGCGTGCCGGTCCTCGGGATCTGTTACGGCATGCAGCTCATGGCCCGCCACTTCGGCGGCCAGGTCGTCCCCGCCGGCAAGCGCGAATTCGGTCACGCCGAACTCCTGGCAGAGGGGATGCCGGATACGCTCTTCGACAACTTCTTTGTTGAAGGAAAGAGCCCGGTGTGGATGAGTCACGGCGATCATGTCGAGGTGGTCCCGGCCGGTTTCGAGATTGTCGCCGGCACCGCCAATGCCCCGGTCTGCGCTATTCAGAACCCGGCCCGCCGCCTCTACGGTGTGCAGTTCCATCCCGAGGTGAATCATACTCCGCGTGGTGAAGCCCTCCTCGATACCTTTGTCCGCAAGATCTGCGGCTGCAACGGCCTGTGGACACCGGGGCAGATCATCGAAGATGCTATCGAGCGGATTCGCGCCCAGGTCGGCAGCGATCACGTCATCCTCGGCCTGTCCGGCGGCGTCGATTCTTCCGTTGCCGCCGCCCTGATTCATCGCGCCATCGGTGCACAACTGACCTGCGTCTTTGTCGACAACGGTCTCCTCCGTCTCGGCGAAGGAGATCAGGTCATGGCGACCTTTGCCGAGAGCCTTGGCGTCAAGGTCATCCGCGTCGACGCCGAAGGCCTTTTCCTGGACGAGCTCGCCGGCGAGGCTGACCCGGAGAAGAAGCGCAAGATCATCGGCCGGCTTTTTGTCGAGATCTTCGAGGCCGAATCGAAGAAGATCGCCGATGCCAAGTGGCTGGCGCAGGGGACGATCTACCCCGATGTCATCGAATCGGCCGGCGCCAAGACCGGCAAGGCGCACAACATCAAGAGCCACCATAATGTCGGCGGCCTCCCTGAGCACATGACACTAAAGCTTCTCGAACCGCTGCGCGAACTCTTCAAGGATGAAGTCCGCGCCATCGGCGAAGAGCTCGGCCTGCCGCATCGTATGGTCTGGCGCCACCCCTTCCCCGGACCCGGCCTCGGGGTGCGCATTCTCGGCGCGGTCAACAAAGAATATGCCGATATCCTCCGCCATGCCGACGCCATCTATATCGAGGAACTTTATGCCTCCGGCCACTACGAAAAGATCAGTCAGGCCTTTGCCGTCTTTCTGCCGGTGAAGAGCGTCGGCGTCATGGGGGATGGCCGCACTTACGAATATGTCGTGGCGTTGCGGGCGGTCGAGACCAAGGACTTCATGACCGCCGGCTGGTATCCGATGCCCTATGAAGATCTGGCGCGGATCAGCTCGCGGATTATCAACGAAGTGCGCGGTATCAATCGCGTTGTCTACGATATCTCCAGCAAGCCGCCGGCCACCATCGAGTGGGAGTAG
- a CDS encoding 8-oxo-dGTP diphosphatase MutT — MTRRHHHVACALIEKAGLLLAAQRSATMSLPLKWEFPGGKIEAGESPEECLHRELREEMEVLVEIGTALSTSTHHYPDFSVTLYPFVCQLATTEIVLREHAAMRWLAPGDVLGLDWAAADMPVLRDYLARG, encoded by the coding sequence GTGACGCGGCGCCACCATCATGTCGCTTGCGCGCTGATCGAAAAGGCCGGTCTCCTCCTTGCTGCCCAGCGTAGCGCCACGATGAGTCTGCCGCTCAAATGGGAGTTTCCCGGCGGCAAGATCGAAGCAGGGGAGTCGCCGGAAGAGTGTTTGCACCGGGAACTGCGGGAGGAGATGGAGGTTCTCGTCGAGATCGGGACGGCGCTTTCGACATCGACCCATCACTATCCGGATTTCAGCGTCACCCTTTATCCGTTTGTCTGTCAGTTGGCAACGACGGAGATTGTGCTGCGCGAACATGCAGCGATGCGCTGGTTGGCGCCGGGAGATGTTCTGGGGTTAGATTGGGCGGCGGCGGATATGCCGGTGCTCAGGGATTATCTGGCGCGGGGATAA
- a CDS encoding AAA family ATPase: protein MLSLKPEVVAQIERVLSSVEMLLPKAVNKVDWSTCHAANWRRHSFSGYLEPVKVTDTTTMDELLGVDKQKEIMDSNTRQFLAGFPANNALLWGSRGTGKSSLVKALLNAYAAQGLRIVQVEKEDLIYISDIFNAVENEPYRFILLCDDLTFEAGELTYKLLKSALDGSVYSAPENVLIYVTSNRRYLIPEFESDNLGNRFVNNENQPGEVMEEKQSLSDRFGLWIPFHIFSQERYLDAVRLCIERESRARKITIPWSQELEEAAMNWSHEKTKRCGRTAFQFSKNWIGRYLLARMPK, encoded by the coding sequence ATGCTCAGCCTCAAACCGGAAGTTGTCGCCCAGATCGAACGTGTCCTCAGCTCGGTAGAAATGCTCCTGCCCAAAGCCGTCAACAAAGTTGACTGGTCGACCTGTCATGCCGCCAACTGGCGTCGCCACTCCTTCTCCGGCTATCTCGAACCGGTCAAGGTCACCGACACCACGACCATGGACGAACTCCTTGGCGTCGACAAACAGAAAGAGATCATGGACAGCAACACCCGGCAGTTTCTGGCCGGATTCCCGGCGAACAACGCCCTCCTCTGGGGCTCGCGCGGCACCGGCAAATCGTCCCTGGTCAAGGCCCTCCTCAATGCTTATGCAGCGCAGGGCCTGCGCATCGTTCAGGTGGAGAAGGAGGATTTGATCTATATCTCCGACATCTTCAACGCCGTCGAGAATGAGCCGTATCGCTTCATCCTCCTTTGCGACGACCTCACCTTTGAAGCGGGCGAACTCACCTACAAACTCCTGAAAAGTGCCCTCGACGGGTCGGTCTACTCCGCCCCGGAGAATGTGCTGATCTACGTCACTTCGAACCGCCGCTACCTCATCCCCGAATTCGAAAGTGACAACCTCGGCAATCGCTTCGTCAATAACGAAAATCAGCCGGGCGAAGTCATGGAAGAGAAGCAGTCTCTCTCCGACCGCTTCGGCCTGTGGATCCCTTTCCATATCTTTTCGCAGGAACGCTACCTTGATGCCGTGCGTCTCTGCATCGAGCGCGAAAGTCGGGCGAGAAAGATCACCATCCCCTGGAGCCAGGAACTCGAAGAAGCGGCGATGAACTGGTCGCACGAAAAGACCAAACGCTGCGGACGGACCGCCTTCCAGTTCAGTAAAAACTGGATCGGTCGCTACCTCCTTGCCCGGATGCCGAAGTGA
- a CDS encoding pilus assembly protein PilB: MSEKKVGELLLEQKLISVEHLQEALDLQKIFPDLPIGQLLCKLGFVKESDLSFVLDQKNKRLMLTDIFLKGEVINQQKLSHARQISKQNDIPIEKALLKLGYIDEEQMARAVSSQYDLPFVSLKNIDLDVSLAQYISAIYAQKQMMVPISKIGNTLTLAMAAPLSTHVIRELEDGIRLRIIPAIATQTSIYSALKRLYNSDIAGSIPSAFEEVNLDIVPDSIDKLLSRMSANEEPEVEEEIKKVTEKDSVIVKLVNKIVYDAYMSKASDIHIEPYPGKKDIIVRTRIDGQCSIYQQIPYKYKFAIPSRIKIMAELDIAERRKPQDGKIDFKKFGPLNIDLRVATMPTVGGLEDVVIRVLTSGDLISFHQLGLSNRDLQVFDNAIKSPYGLILLVGPTGSGKTTTLHSGLAIINQSTRKIWTAEDPVEITQSGLRQVQVNPRIGFTFAAALRSFLRLDPDVIMVGEMRDEETASIAIEASLTGHLVFSTLHTNSAPETVTRLLEMGLDPYGFSDSLLCVMAQRLVRRLCDECMESFQPEEAEVDELIEEYGRADFASTGLGRDDINMSRAVGCDRCGHSGYRGRSGIYEVLECTPKLKGLIKRRADTDSVLEQAKCDGMTTLKQDGILKVFKGLTDIHEVRRVCIK; encoded by the coding sequence ATGAGCGAAAAAAAAGTCGGTGAGTTGCTGCTTGAGCAGAAACTGATCTCTGTTGAGCATTTGCAGGAAGCGCTTGATCTGCAGAAGATTTTTCCCGATCTACCGATTGGTCAATTGCTCTGCAAGCTTGGCTTTGTCAAGGAGAGCGACCTCAGTTTTGTTCTTGATCAAAAAAACAAGCGGCTCATGCTGACAGATATTTTCCTGAAGGGAGAAGTGATAAATCAGCAGAAGCTTTCACATGCACGACAAATAAGTAAGCAAAACGACATTCCCATCGAAAAAGCTCTTCTTAAACTTGGATATATTGATGAGGAGCAGATGGCCCGTGCCGTTTCCAGTCAGTATGATCTACCCTTTGTATCGCTCAAGAACATTGATCTGGATGTTTCCCTCGCTCAGTACATCAGTGCCATCTATGCCCAAAAACAGATGATGGTGCCTATTTCAAAAATTGGCAACACTCTCACTCTGGCAATGGCGGCGCCTCTTAGTACTCATGTCATCAGGGAACTGGAAGACGGCATTCGCCTTAGAATCATTCCGGCCATTGCAACGCAAACCAGCATCTATTCCGCACTGAAGCGTCTCTATAATTCTGACATTGCAGGCAGTATTCCTTCAGCATTTGAAGAGGTTAATCTGGATATCGTTCCAGACAGTATTGATAAATTGCTCAGCAGAATGTCTGCCAACGAAGAGCCAGAGGTTGAAGAAGAGATCAAAAAGGTTACTGAAAAGGATAGTGTCATTGTCAAGTTGGTCAACAAAATCGTCTATGATGCTTATATGAGCAAAGCGTCCGACATTCACATAGAACCGTATCCGGGAAAGAAGGATATCATTGTTCGCACTCGTATTGATGGACAGTGCTCCATCTATCAGCAGATCCCGTACAAATACAAGTTCGCCATACCATCTCGAATAAAAATCATGGCTGAACTGGATATTGCTGAACGCCGCAAACCTCAGGACGGCAAGATCGATTTTAAAAAATTCGGACCGTTGAACATTGATTTGCGCGTAGCCACAATGCCAACGGTTGGCGGCCTTGAAGATGTGGTCATCCGTGTGCTCACTAGCGGTGACCTGATTTCATTTCATCAACTGGGACTATCAAATCGTGACTTGCAGGTTTTTGATAATGCTATCAAAAGCCCATATGGGCTTATTCTTCTTGTAGGACCGACCGGATCGGGCAAGACAACCACTCTTCATTCCGGCCTTGCAATCATCAATCAGAGTACCCGGAAGATTTGGACAGCAGAGGATCCGGTTGAGATTACACAATCCGGATTGCGTCAGGTACAGGTCAATCCACGCATTGGATTTACCTTTGCTGCGGCTCTGCGATCTTTTTTGCGGCTTGATCCGGATGTTATTATGGTAGGCGAGATGCGTGATGAAGAGACGGCCAGCATTGCCATTGAAGCCTCATTAACAGGTCACCTGGTTTTTTCAACTTTACATACAAATTCGGCTCCCGAGACTGTGACACGTCTTCTGGAAATGGGGCTTGACCCCTATGGATTTTCTGACTCGTTGCTGTGTGTTATGGCCCAGAGATTGGTGCGACGTCTCTGTGACGAATGTATGGAGAGTTTCCAGCCGGAGGAGGCTGAGGTCGACGAGTTGATCGAGGAGTACGGTCGTGCTGATTTTGCCTCTACCGGGCTTGGACGGGATGATATCAACATGTCAAGGGCTGTCGGTTGTGATCGCTGTGGTCATTCCGGATACCGTGGCAGGTCGGGTATTTATGAGGTGCTGGAGTGTACCCCCAAGCTCAAGGGACTTATCAAGAGGCGAGCCGACACGGACAGTGTCCTTGAACAAGCAAAGTGTGATGGTATGACTACTCTCAAGCAGGATGGTATCCTTAAGGTGTTTAAGGGCCTGACGGATATACATGAAGTGCGGAGAGTGTGCATCAAGTAA
- the corA gene encoding magnesium and cobalt transport protein CorA, translating to MLRAFNFQDNRVNEIRFAGEELAETITAATWIDVLDPTEEERDQLEQYLRTELPESDDVGEIESSARYFIDGAGLHVHSLFLGQSEGRHINVTVAFILQPDRLISLRDEDSPDFRLLRMRVRRGQIEASSPLEFLLSIFENKVENLADILEDIHRELEKVSEMVLEEAEGAEGHLEEAIGDLARYENSNGKVRLCLMDTQRSISFLQKHQRYSADHFAAASDILRDVESLLSHTTFLFEKINFLMDAAQGFINIEQNKVIKIFSIAAVVFLPPTMVASIYGMNFQAFPELQWQFGYLWALGLMLISGIAPYWYFKRKGWL from the coding sequence ATGCTGCGTGCCTTCAACTTTCAAGATAACCGGGTCAACGAGATTCGCTTTGCCGGCGAAGAGCTCGCGGAGACCATCACCGCTGCCACCTGGATCGACGTTCTCGATCCGACCGAGGAAGAGCGGGATCAGCTCGAACAGTATCTGCGGACGGAACTCCCCGAATCAGACGACGTCGGAGAGATCGAATCATCAGCCCGCTACTTTATTGACGGCGCCGGACTGCACGTCCACTCCCTCTTCCTCGGCCAGAGCGAAGGCCGCCACATCAATGTAACGGTCGCCTTTATCCTCCAACCCGACCGCCTGATCTCCCTCCGCGATGAGGATTCCCCCGATTTCCGGCTGTTGCGCATGCGCGTCCGCCGCGGACAGATTGAAGCGAGCAGCCCCCTGGAATTCCTCCTCTCGATCTTCGAAAACAAGGTCGAAAATCTCGCGGATATTTTGGAAGATATTCATCGGGAACTGGAAAAGGTCAGCGAGATGGTTCTGGAGGAAGCGGAAGGGGCGGAAGGTCATCTGGAGGAAGCGATCGGCGATCTCGCCCGTTACGAGAACAGTAACGGAAAAGTCCGCCTGTGCTTGATGGATACGCAGCGCTCAATCTCCTTTTTACAGAAACACCAGCGCTACTCGGCCGATCACTTTGCCGCAGCCAGCGATATCCTCCGCGATGTGGAAAGTCTCCTGTCCCATACGACCTTCCTCTTTGAAAAGATCAACTTTTTGATGGACGCGGCGCAGGGTTTTATCAACATCGAACAGAATAAAGTCATCAAGATCTTTTCGATTGCTGCGGTGGTCTTTCTGCCGCCTACCATGGTGGCAAGCATCTATGGCATGAACTTTCAAGCCTTTCCCGAGCTGCAATGGCAATTCGGTTATCTCTGGGCGCTGGGGCTGATGCTGATCTCCGGCATTGCGCCGTACTGGTACTTCAAACGCAAGGGCTGGTTGTAA
- a CDS encoding radical SAM protein produces MSRKLLDKAHRRLAAEKGGVIHPQGGRLSVALIYPNRYSHAMSNLGFLTVHHLLNAREDTLCERFFLPDPEDIVEHQKTGCPLFSLESGRLLADFDLIAVSLSFENDALHLPLILELGRIPLWSKERGADAPLLLCGGVCAFLNPEPFAEIFDLFAVGEAEVLLAPLLSTLHNNDNSSRPELLQRLAVVPGLYVPALYDIGYNADGTIAALTPQPPAPAQVERQWLADLDSSECRSFIVTEEAEFSGMALTEISRGCSRGCRFCAAGFIFLPPRERSLEQLTGQLECGLRQHRKQGLVGAAVSDYSDFAGLSEVIHQREGTLSPASLRIDAIDAATAQALATSGHRTATLAPEAGSQRMRDLINKGINETQILAATRHLAEAGILNLKLYFLIGLPTESEEDIAAILELTTQIRTIWVEEGKKRGRLGSITLSVNPFVPKPFTPLQWAAMLDEKGLERSIRTLRSAIARLANCELNVESPRAALLQGFLARGDRRVGAAIPLLASGKNLRATCRELDLDPAFYLSRERGENEILPWEVIDCGVSRRHLWSEYQRAIAGRLSPRCAAGCSRCGVCGRKDSSSQTSGG; encoded by the coding sequence ATGTCCCGTAAACTGCTCGATAAAGCCCATCGCCGCCTTGCTGCTGAAAAGGGTGGCGTCATTCATCCCCAAGGCGGGCGCCTGTCAGTAGCCTTGATCTATCCCAACCGCTACAGCCACGCCATGAGCAACCTCGGTTTTCTCACTGTCCATCACCTCCTCAATGCGCGGGAGGACACCCTCTGCGAACGCTTTTTCCTCCCTGATCCTGAGGATATCGTTGAACACCAAAAGACCGGCTGCCCCCTTTTCTCCCTCGAGTCAGGGCGACTGCTCGCTGATTTCGACCTTATTGCGGTCTCCCTCTCCTTTGAGAACGATGCCCTCCATCTGCCGCTCATCCTCGAACTCGGCCGCATCCCCTTGTGGTCAAAAGAACGCGGCGCCGATGCTCCCCTCCTCCTCTGCGGCGGTGTCTGCGCATTTCTCAATCCCGAACCCTTTGCGGAGATTTTCGATCTCTTTGCCGTCGGCGAGGCCGAAGTGCTCCTGGCGCCCCTGCTTTCCACCCTGCACAATAACGACAACTCTTCACGACCGGAGTTGCTGCAACGTCTGGCTGTTGTCCCCGGCCTCTACGTCCCGGCCCTTTACGACATCGGTTACAACGCGGATGGCACCATCGCCGCCCTGACACCGCAACCGCCAGCCCCGGCGCAGGTAGAGCGACAATGGCTGGCAGATCTCGATTCCAGCGAATGTCGCTCCTTTATCGTCACCGAGGAAGCGGAGTTTTCCGGGATGGCGCTCACCGAAATCTCGCGCGGCTGTTCGCGCGGCTGCCGCTTCTGCGCCGCCGGCTTCATCTTTCTCCCTCCCCGGGAGCGCAGCCTGGAACAGCTCACCGGCCAGCTCGAATGCGGTCTGCGCCAGCACCGCAAGCAGGGACTGGTCGGGGCAGCAGTCTCGGATTACAGCGATTTTGCCGGTTTGAGCGAAGTCATTCATCAGCGCGAGGGAACCCTTTCGCCGGCAAGCCTGCGCATTGACGCCATCGACGCCGCCACGGCGCAGGCGCTCGCAACCTCGGGACACCGCACCGCCACCCTTGCCCCGGAAGCGGGGAGCCAGCGGATGCGCGATCTCATCAACAAGGGGATCAACGAAACGCAGATCCTCGCCGCTACCCGTCACCTTGCCGAAGCCGGAATCCTCAATCTCAAACTTTACTTCCTTATCGGCCTGCCGACCGAAAGCGAGGAAGATATTGCGGCCATATTGGAATTGACGACGCAGATCCGCACCATCTGGGTGGAGGAAGGGAAGAAACGCGGACGTCTCGGCAGCATCACCCTTTCGGTCAATCCCTTTGTCCCCAAACCCTTCACCCCGCTGCAATGGGCGGCGATGCTCGATGAAAAGGGGCTGGAGAGAAGCATCCGCACCTTGCGCAGCGCTATTGCCCGCCTGGCGAATTGCGAACTGAATGTCGAATCTCCCCGCGCCGCCCTCCTTCAAGGTTTTCTCGCCCGCGGCGACCGGCGCGTCGGCGCCGCCATCCCGCTGTTGGCGTCCGGCAAAAATCTGCGCGCCACCTGCCGCGAGCTGGATCTCGATCCCGCTTTCTATCTCAGCCGCGAGCGGGGTGAGAACGAAATCCTCCCCTGGGAGGTGATCGACTGCGGCGTGTCGCGCCGCCACCTCTGGAGCGAATACCAGCGCGCCATCGCCGGACGGCTCAGTCCCCGCTGCGCCGCCGGTTGCAGCCGTTGCGGGGTGTGTGGGCGAAAGGACTCATCATCCCAAACCTCCGGGGGCTAA